In a genomic window of Polypterus senegalus isolate Bchr_013 chromosome 13, ASM1683550v1, whole genome shotgun sequence:
- the LOC120542933 gene encoding zinc finger protein 664-like produces MVRSRSSKTAQGVRRRRRRAGGATEKNCFPSVREFVRLTTVQIKEEVVNEAMPSNIPDEAFNAKRDLTEHKSLAVKREICDQDYVLLKEELLEPSCIFIAGKNAVNIQGSGKPSKSRGCRQCDVCGKRFNRSGDLRTHQRIHTGEKPFHCIECGKSFRRSGHLRSHLLIHTGETPFDCKDCGKSFRHSNNLKTHQRIHTGETPYVCDRCGKGFRQRGHLKLHHRTHTGETPYHCSDCGKNFGRLVYLQSHRRIHTGETPYFCADCGKYFRQLGNLQSHQRIHSGEKSYQCDECGKYFRHPSGLKAHRRTHTAETPYHCTECGKRFRSTGALRIHERVHTGERPYRCAECGKGFKESGVLKNHQRIHTGEHPYTCQDCGKRFRQLGAYKTHQRLHTGEKPYSCAECGKRFRHSNSLQAHQKMHTGEAPYTCSDCGKTYKHLKTLKIHQKLHM; encoded by the exons atGGTTCGCAGCCGAAGCAGCAAGACAGCTCAGGGAGTCCGGCGACGCAGAAGAAGAG CTGGTGGTGCTACAGAGAAGAATTGTTTTCCATCTGTAAGAGAGTTTGTAAGGTTGACGACTGTTCAGATCAAAGAAGAAGTAGTTAATGAAGCCATGCCTAGTAACATACCAGATGAAGCTTTTAATGCTAAGAGAGATTTGACAGAACACAAATCTTTAGCTGTTAAAAGAGAAATCTGTGACCAAGACTATGTCCTTCTAAAGGAAGAGTTACTTGAACCAAGTTGTATTTTTATTGCAGGGAAAAATGCAGTGAACATTCAGGGCTCTGGAAAACCcagtaaatccagagggtgccGTCAGTGTGATGTATGTGGAAAGAGGTTCAATCGATCAGGTGATCTGCGAACACATCAACgcattcacactggagagaaacccttTCACTGTATAGAATGCGGAAAGAGTTTTCGCCGTAGTGGTCATCTCCGTTCACACTTActaattcacacaggagaaaccCCGTTTGACTGTAAGGACTGTGGAAAGAGTTTTCGGCACTCCAACAATTTAAAGACACACCAGCGGATTCATACTGGTGAGACCCCATATGTTTGTGACAGATGTGGGAAAGGATTTCGGCAGCGAGGTCACTTAAAGTTACACCACCGGACACACACAGGAGAAACTCCTTACCACTGCAGTGACTGTGGAAAAAATTTTGGCCGGTTGGTTTATTTACAGTCCCATCGGAGAATCCATACAGGAGAGACCCCTTACTTTTGTGCTGATTGTGGGAAATATTTCCGACAGTTGGGAAACCTTCAGTCACATCAGCGCATCCATTCAGGGGAAAAATCCTACCAGTGTGATGAATGTGGAAAATACTTTCGGCATCCAAGTGGCTTGAAGGCACATCGACGGACTCACACTGCTGAAACGCCATATCATTGTACAGAGTGTGGAAAACGCTTTCGGAGTACTGGTGCACTAAGGATACATGAACGTGTACATACTGGTGAAAGGCCATATCGTTGTGCCGAGTGTGGAAAGGGATTTAAAGAATCGGGAGTTCTTAAAAACCACcagagaattcacactggagaacaCCCATATACTTGCCAGGACTGTGGCAAAAGATTCAGACAACTAGGGGCCTATAAGACACATCAGCGattgcacactggagagaagccttacTCTTGTGCTGAGTGTGGGAAGAGGTTTAGACACTCCAACAGCCTGCAGGCTCACCAGAAAATGCATACAGGGGAAGCACCGTATACTTGTAGTGACTGTGGAAAAACCTACAagcatttaaaaacattgaaaatacatCAGAAATTACACATGTGA